Proteins encoded within one genomic window of Phototrophicus methaneseepsis:
- a CDS encoding LacI family DNA-binding transcriptional regulator — translation MANGHQNNHANNPTMNEVAKAAGVSVATVSRVINGNKGVSKKLEQRVQKAIQELNYHPSSLARSFKMQETRLIGLIIPLLDHPFFSRLAQVMEQELFKNNYRAIICNTEENEARELEYVELLLRQRIDGVIVNSATEHTDYLFDLKRQNVPCVLIDRNVEQFDCSKVFSDNSLGGYLGMKYLLELGHRRIKVVAPFDFAEPTQHRIRGIREAMAEFGYEEPSDMFITTSDHSFEMGVEVGLQLAQMDPRPTAIFGLSDVTAIGVMHALDQMNLCIPKDISVMGYDNIPLSGYMLPSMTTIDQPINAMGKTAVRVLLNHIQNASKQSERAVLPTQLIVRNSTAAPPTE, via the coding sequence CAACGGGAATAAAGGCGTCAGCAAGAAGCTTGAGCAGCGCGTCCAAAAGGCCATACAAGAACTGAACTACCATCCTAGTTCGCTGGCTCGCAGCTTCAAAATGCAGGAAACCCGGCTCATCGGCTTGATTATCCCGCTGCTGGATCATCCGTTTTTTAGCCGATTAGCACAAGTTATGGAGCAAGAGCTCTTTAAGAATAACTATCGTGCTATTATCTGCAATACGGAAGAAAACGAAGCGCGCGAGCTGGAATATGTGGAGCTGCTGCTGCGCCAGCGTATTGATGGCGTGATTGTGAACTCTGCGACGGAGCATACAGACTATCTCTTTGACCTGAAGCGACAGAATGTGCCCTGTGTTTTGATTGATCGCAATGTCGAACAGTTTGATTGTAGTAAGGTCTTCAGCGACAACTCACTCGGTGGCTACCTGGGCATGAAATATCTGCTGGAGTTGGGGCATCGCCGCATCAAAGTGGTGGCACCCTTCGACTTCGCAGAGCCGACACAGCATCGTATCCGGGGTATCCGTGAAGCGATGGCGGAATTCGGCTATGAAGAGCCATCGGATATGTTCATCACGACAAGCGACCATTCTTTTGAAATGGGCGTTGAGGTTGGCTTACAACTCGCCCAGATGGACCCACGTCCGACGGCGATCTTTGGCTTATCTGATGTGACGGCAATCGGCGTGATGCATGCGCTGGACCAGATGAATCTGTGCATCCCAAAGGATATATCGGTGATGGGCTACGATAATATCCCTTTATCTGGGTACATGCTGCCGAGCATGACCACCATTGACCAACCCATCAATGCCATGGGCAAAACAGCCGTTCGCGTTCTGTTGAACCACATCCAGAACGCATCCAAGCAATCTGAACGCGCAGTTCTGCCGACTCAGTTGATCGTGCGCAATTCGACCGCTGCGCCGCCAACTGAATAA